A window of the Myxococcales bacterium genome harbors these coding sequences:
- a CDS encoding tryptophan synthase subunit alpha, which translates to MTAPRLRARLAAVAAEDRAALIVYLTAGDPSPAATADVIAAAARGGADVVELGVPFSDPSADGRAIQAAMERALAAGGGLVSALAAVAAARAAGVDVPIVLFGYYNPIFVYGVERFAAEAAAAGVDAALTVDLPIEELDELAAPLAAQGLGVVPLLAPTSTPARVARLRALAPPFVYYISLTGVTGAAFDPARVAGDRIATIRAATGAPVAVGFGIKTPADAAAVAAVADAVVVGSAVVERIGAAGATGAAAAVEAFVGELRQAMTRG; encoded by the coding sequence GTGACCGCCCCGCGCCTGCGCGCGCGCCTGGCCGCGGTCGCCGCCGAGGATCGCGCGGCGCTGATCGTCTACCTGACCGCGGGCGACCCGTCGCCGGCCGCGACCGCCGACGTGATCGCGGCCGCGGCGCGCGGCGGCGCCGACGTGGTCGAGCTGGGCGTGCCGTTCTCGGATCCGTCGGCCGACGGCCGCGCGATCCAGGCGGCGATGGAGCGGGCGCTCGCCGCCGGCGGCGGGCTGGTCAGCGCGCTGGCCGCGGTCGCGGCGGCGCGCGCGGCCGGCGTCGACGTGCCGATCGTCCTGTTCGGCTACTACAACCCGATCTTCGTCTACGGCGTCGAGCGGTTCGCCGCGGAGGCCGCCGCGGCCGGCGTCGACGCGGCGCTGACCGTCGATCTACCGATCGAGGAGCTCGACGAGCTGGCCGCGCCGCTGGCCGCCCAGGGCCTCGGCGTCGTGCCGCTCTTGGCGCCGACGTCGACGCCCGCGCGCGTCGCCCGGCTGCGCGCGCTGGCGCCGCCGTTCGTCTACTACATCTCGCTGACCGGCGTGACCGGCGCCGCGTTCGATCCGGCCCGGGTCGCCGGCGATCGCATCGCGACGATCCGCGCCGCCACCGGCGCGCCGGTCGCGGTCGGGTTCGGCATCAAGACCCCGGCCGACGCGGCCGCGGTCGCGGCGGTCGCCGACGCCGTCGTGGTCGGCTCGGCGGTGGTCGAGCGGATCGGCGCGGCCGGCGCCACCGGCGCGGCCGCGGCGGTCGAGGCGTTCGTGGGCGAGCTGCGCCAGGCGATGACGCGCGGCTAG
- a CDS encoding GNAT family N-acetyltransferase, protein MPDDLALRPFTPDDADAVAALSARCFDPDPAWTPAQAASMLTAAALGGGAHATVATRGGRVVGVGGFVRAAPWLFLWPLAADDGPAAGALLDATVAAGRGPGVATARVSTRTCEPHKLAEVVARGFRRSIDFVQLARPTAPSLPAPAVAATPRRGDAIDRAAAHALHEQAFAALANTAPMAAADFAELLDGPGAWSAATSAWHDAAGACVGFVIGATAPDHGVIEAIGVDPAWRGRGLGRAMIADVLAIAAGAGVAEVRAMVASDNPASLALHGRAGFVERARKELWDLAL, encoded by the coding sequence GTGCCCGACGATCTCGCGCTCCGCCCCTTCACCCCCGACGACGCCGACGCGGTCGCCGCGCTGAGCGCGCGCTGCTTCGATCCCGATCCCGCGTGGACGCCGGCCCAGGCGGCTTCGATGCTCACCGCCGCGGCGCTCGGCGGCGGCGCCCACGCCACGGTCGCGACCCGCGGCGGCCGCGTCGTCGGGGTCGGAGGGTTCGTGCGCGCCGCGCCGTGGCTGTTCCTGTGGCCGCTCGCCGCCGACGACGGCCCGGCGGCCGGGGCGCTCCTCGACGCGACGGTCGCGGCCGGCCGTGGCCCCGGGGTCGCGACCGCGCGGGTCAGCACCCGGACCTGCGAGCCGCACAAGCTGGCCGAGGTGGTCGCGCGCGGGTTCCGCCGCTCGATCGACTTCGTGCAGCTCGCCCGGCCGACCGCGCCGTCGCTGCCAGCCCCGGCGGTCGCCGCCACGCCGCGCCGCGGCGACGCGATCGATCGCGCGGCCGCGCACGCGCTCCACGAGCAGGCCTTCGCCGCGCTGGCCAACACCGCGCCGATGGCCGCCGCCGACTTCGCGGAGCTGCTCGATGGCCCCGGCGCCTGGTCGGCCGCGACCTCGGCCTGGCACGACGCCGCCGGCGCCTGCGTCGGGTTCGTGATCGGCGCGACCGCCCCCGATCACGGCGTCATCGAGGCGATCGGCGTCGATCCGGCGTGGCGGGGCCGCGGCCTCGGGCGGGCCATGATCGCCGACGTCCTGGCGATCGCCGCCGGCGCCGGCGTCGCCGAGGTCCGGGCCATGGTCGCCAGCGACAACCCGGCGTCGCTGGCGCTGCACGGCCGAGCCGGGTTCGTCGAGCGGGCCCGCAAGGAGCTGTGGGATCTCGCGTTGTGA
- the trpC gene encoding indole-3-glycerol phosphate synthase TrpC, with protein MSILAEILAVKATEVAAARAARSLEDLTRAARASPPARSLAAALARPAGGAVRALAEIKRASPSAGPIRAGADPVAIARGYVAAGAAALSVLTDRQFFDGDLAFLAPVHAAVAVPLLRKDFVIDPYQIDEARAAGADAVLLIVAALDDGALRELAACAREHGLDALVEVHDAAEAERALALAPRLLGVNHRDLTTMTIDMSLTARLAPQVPPGTVLVGESGIRIRADVVALGAAGVDAVLVGEALMRAPDPGRALAALLEDA; from the coding sequence GTGAGCATCCTGGCCGAGATCCTCGCGGTCAAGGCGACCGAGGTCGCGGCCGCGCGCGCGGCGCGCTCGCTCGAGGACCTGACCCGCGCGGCCCGGGCGTCGCCGCCGGCGCGCAGCCTGGCCGCGGCCCTGGCGCGGCCGGCCGGGGGCGCGGTGCGGGCGCTGGCCGAGATCAAGCGGGCGTCGCCGTCGGCCGGGCCGATCCGCGCCGGCGCCGATCCGGTGGCGATCGCGCGCGGCTACGTCGCCGCTGGCGCCGCGGCGCTGTCGGTCCTGACCGATCGCCAGTTCTTCGACGGCGATCTCGCGTTCCTGGCGCCGGTCCACGCCGCGGTGGCGGTGCCGCTCCTGCGCAAGGACTTCGTGATCGACCCCTACCAGATCGACGAGGCCCGGGCCGCCGGCGCCGACGCGGTGCTGCTGATCGTGGCCGCGCTCGACGACGGCGCGCTGCGCGAGCTGGCCGCGTGCGCGCGCGAGCACGGGCTCGACGCGCTGGTCGAGGTCCACGACGCCGCCGAGGCCGAGCGCGCCCTGGCGCTGGCGCCGCGGCTGCTCGGCGTCAACCACCGCGATCTGACGACGATGACGATCGACATGAGCCTGACCGCGCGCCTGGCGCCGCAGGTGCCGCCCGGCACCGTGCTGGTCGGCGAGAGCGGCATCCGGATCCGCGCCGACGTGGTCGCCCTGGGCGCGGCCGGCGTCGACGCGGTGCTGGTGGGCGAGGCGCTGATGCGCGCCCCCGATCCGGGGCGGGCGCTGGCGGCGCTGCTGGAGGACGCATGA
- a CDS encoding Crp/Fnr family transcriptional regulator, protein MSENLIERFARDYAPGCVLFREGDPGDFMYVIQSGTVEIRRGERVLAVLPPGEFLGEMALINARPRSATAVVREPARLLVIEARTFEAMLRGRVEIAVRMIRTLAGRLERANQQVELLLLPNANHRVVQCLRQMADEQYAAAGGAHDYAVHLPLRVDELAERVALTTREVAEVLNRLAAAQLVTTARDAGIDADGLVIPEVGRLLDFLEFLELRDRFPNT, encoded by the coding sequence GTGTCCGAGAACCTGATCGAGCGCTTCGCCCGCGACTACGCCCCCGGCTGCGTGCTCTTTCGCGAGGGCGACCCGGGCGACTTCATGTACGTCATCCAGAGCGGCACGGTCGAGATCCGCCGCGGCGAGCGGGTCCTGGCGGTGCTGCCGCCCGGCGAGTTCCTCGGCGAGATGGCGCTCATCAACGCCCGGCCGCGCTCGGCCACCGCGGTCGTGCGCGAGCCGGCGCGCCTGCTGGTGATCGAGGCGCGCACGTTCGAGGCGATGCTGCGCGGCCGGGTCGAGATCGCGGTCCGGATGATCCGGACCCTGGCCGGGCGGCTCGAGCGCGCCAACCAGCAGGTCGAGCTCTTGCTCCTGCCCAACGCCAACCACCGGGTCGTGCAGTGCCTGCGGCAGATGGCCGACGAGCAGTACGCCGCCGCCGGCGGCGCCCACGACTACGCGGTGCACCTGCCGCTGCGGGTCGACGAGCTGGCCGAGCGCGTGGCGCTGACCACGCGCGAGGTGGCCGAGGTGCTCAACCGGCTGGCCGCCGCGCAGCTCGTCACGACCGCCCGCGACGCCGGCATCGACGCCGACGGCCTGGTCATCCCCGAGGTCGGGCGCCTGCTCGACTTCCTCGAGTTCCTCGAGCTGCGCGACCGCTTCCCGAACACCTGA
- a CDS encoding serine hydroxymethyltransferase, translated as MSHATDVVRATDPELADLIAAEEQRQRDTIRLIASENYASAAVLAATGSVLTNKYSEGYPGKRYYEGQAHIDRIEQLCLDRAKALFGAEHANVQPYSGSPANLAVYLAFCKPGDTIMGLGLPAGGHLTHGWPVSITGSYFRAVQYGVRPDTHRIDLDEVRALALKERPRLLFAGGTAIPRTIDFAGFAAIAREIDAIFVADIAHIAGLVAAGVHPSPVPHADVVSSTTHKTLRGPRGGMLLCREGHAKAIDRAVFPGLQGGPHNHTTAGLAVALKEAATPGFRAYAAQIVANARALAAGLVERGFAVITGGTDNHLVLVDVTSKGTAGKPLAKALDRAGIVCNYNTVPFDPRKPFDPSGIRLGTPAVTSRGMAEAEMAQIAAWIDQVAQAPTDDAALARVRGEVLELTRGFAAPGLAEA; from the coding sequence ATGTCCCACGCCACCGATGTCGTCCGCGCCACCGATCCCGAGCTCGCCGACCTGATCGCCGCCGAGGAGCAGCGCCAGCGCGACACGATCCGGCTGATCGCGTCGGAGAACTACGCGTCGGCGGCGGTGCTCGCGGCCACCGGCAGCGTGCTCACCAACAAGTACTCCGAGGGCTACCCCGGCAAGCGGTACTACGAGGGCCAGGCCCACATCGATCGGATCGAGCAGCTGTGCCTCGATCGCGCCAAGGCGCTGTTCGGCGCGGAGCACGCCAACGTCCAGCCCTACTCGGGCTCGCCCGCGAACCTGGCGGTGTACCTCGCGTTCTGCAAGCCCGGCGACACGATCATGGGCCTGGGCCTGCCCGCCGGCGGCCACCTGACCCACGGCTGGCCGGTGTCGATCACCGGCTCGTACTTCCGCGCGGTCCAGTACGGCGTGCGGCCCGACACCCACCGGATCGACCTCGATGAGGTCCGCGCCCTCGCGCTCAAGGAGCGGCCGCGGCTCCTGTTCGCTGGCGGCACCGCGATCCCGCGCACGATCGACTTCGCGGGCTTCGCCGCGATCGCGCGCGAGATCGACGCGATCTTCGTCGCCGACATCGCCCACATCGCGGGGCTGGTCGCGGCCGGCGTCCACCCGAGCCCGGTGCCCCACGCCGACGTCGTGTCGTCGACGACCCACAAGACCCTGCGCGGCCCGCGCGGCGGCATGCTGCTGTGCCGCGAGGGCCACGCCAAGGCGATCGATCGCGCGGTGTTCCCGGGCCTGCAGGGCGGCCCCCACAACCACACCACCGCCGGCCTCGCGGTCGCGCTCAAGGAGGCCGCGACCCCGGGGTTCCGCGCCTACGCCGCGCAGATCGTCGCCAACGCCCGCGCGCTCGCCGCCGGCCTGGTCGAGCGCGGCTTCGCCGTGATCACCGGCGGCACCGACAACCACCTCGTCCTGGTCGACGTCACCAGCAAGGGCACCGCCGGCAAGCCGCTGGCGAAGGCGCTCGATCGCGCCGGCATCGTCTGCAACTACAACACCGTGCCGTTCGACCCGCGCAAGCCGTTCGATCCGTCGGGCATCCGCCTGGGCACGCCCGCGGTCACCAGCCGCGGCATGGCCGAGGCCGAGATGGCCCAGATCGCCGCGTGGATCGATCAGGTCGCGCAGGCGCCGACCGACGACGCCGCGCTCGCGCGGGTGCGCGGCGAGGTGCTCGAGCTGACCCGCGGCTTCGCGGCCCCCGGCCTCGCCGAGGCGTGA
- a CDS encoding DUF721 domain-containing protein translates to MARDAYPRVRDTLPVEALLRDLIDLHHLTPEVRAHRILIEWATLVGPQIARVTAPDGLRNGVLSVWVKTSTWMQELRLLRDRVIADINAGLGDPPTVTELRLHFGAARLVDGGDPLARLRRDRDRRRPPPRRVATPAPPGARGRDRARGRAGRRPRAGGAHPRRADPPRPLTRPCR, encoded by the coding sequence ATGGCCCGCGACGCGTACCCGCGCGTCCGCGACACCCTGCCGGTCGAGGCGCTGCTCCGCGACCTGATCGACCTCCACCACCTGACGCCCGAGGTGCGGGCGCACCGGATCCTGATCGAGTGGGCGACGCTGGTGGGGCCACAGATCGCGCGCGTGACCGCGCCCGACGGCCTGCGCAACGGCGTGCTGTCGGTGTGGGTCAAGACCTCGACCTGGATGCAGGAGCTCCGGCTGCTGCGCGACCGGGTCATCGCCGACATCAACGCCGGCCTGGGCGATCCGCCGACGGTGACCGAGCTGCGCCTGCACTTCGGCGCCGCGCGCCTGGTCGACGGCGGCGATCCCCTGGCGCGGCTGCGGCGCGATCGTGATCGGCGCCGTCCGCCGCCCCGACGGGTCGCGACGCCGGCGCCGCCCGGAGCGCGCGGCCGCGATCGCGCGCGAGGCCGCGCTGGTCGACGACCCCGAGCTGGCGGCGCTCATCCGCGACGTGCGGACCCGCCACGACCGCTGACGCGGCCTTGCCGCTAG
- a CDS encoding bifunctional folylpolyglutamate synthase/dihydrofolate synthase, with product MTTTYPEVLARLFAARRAGIVFGLDRIAGVLAALGHPERRLGTVVHVGGTNGKGSTAALVAAVAQAAGARVGVYTSPHLASLRERFTVDGALADEAAVVEAFARVVAAGGEALTFFEQVTALGLVILAEAAPQITVLEVGLGGRLDATTAVPAPIAAVTGVALDHQDLLGATLAQIADEKAGIWKAGQRAVIGRAGEPEAVPMLAAAAARAGVATTRLVTDADVARAPATALAGDHQRANAACADAVLDELVAVGALVAPADVRAAGYAAAVHPGRLEQVARGPTVVLDGAHNPAGAAALARAIAARPERPRVLVLAISADKDVDGIVAPLAAVVDATIATRYDQPRALAPAALAARVRACGGLVECADDLTAAVDQARTAVGLGGLVVVAGSLFAVGEVRPRFRPMAVDPLVLSDPSRRG from the coding sequence GTGACGACGACCTACCCTGAGGTCCTGGCGCGGCTGTTCGCGGCGCGCCGGGCCGGCATCGTCTTCGGGCTCGACCGGATCGCCGGGGTGCTGGCGGCGCTCGGCCACCCCGAGCGGCGCCTGGGCACGGTGGTCCACGTCGGCGGCACCAACGGCAAGGGCTCGACCGCGGCCCTGGTCGCGGCGGTCGCGCAGGCCGCCGGCGCCCGGGTCGGCGTCTACACCTCGCCGCACCTGGCTAGCCTGCGCGAGCGGTTCACGGTCGACGGCGCGCTGGCCGACGAGGCCGCGGTGGTCGAGGCCTTCGCGCGCGTGGTCGCGGCCGGCGGCGAGGCGCTGACGTTCTTCGAGCAGGTCACCGCGCTGGGCCTGGTGATCCTGGCCGAGGCCGCACCGCAGATCACCGTGCTCGAGGTCGGCCTGGGCGGACGGCTCGACGCGACCACCGCGGTGCCGGCCCCGATCGCGGCGGTCACCGGCGTGGCGCTCGACCACCAGGATCTGTTGGGCGCGACGCTGGCGCAGATCGCCGACGAGAAGGCCGGGATCTGGAAGGCCGGCCAGCGCGCGGTGATCGGCCGCGCCGGCGAGCCCGAGGCGGTGCCGATGCTGGCCGCGGCGGCCGCGCGCGCGGGCGTGGCCACGACGCGGCTCGTGACCGACGCTGACGTCGCCCGGGCCCCGGCCACCGCGCTCGCCGGGGACCACCAGCGCGCCAACGCCGCGTGCGCCGACGCGGTGCTCGACGAGCTGGTCGCGGTCGGCGCGCTGGTCGCGCCGGCCGACGTGCGCGCGGCCGGCTACGCGGCGGCGGTGCACCCCGGTCGCCTCGAGCAGGTCGCCCGCGGCCCGACGGTGGTCCTCGACGGCGCCCACAACCCGGCCGGCGCGGCGGCCCTGGCGCGCGCGATCGCGGCCCGGCCCGAGCGCCCGCGCGTGCTGGTGCTGGCGATCAGCGCCGACAAGGACGTCGACGGCATCGTCGCGCCGCTGGCGGCGGTGGTCGATGCCACGATCGCGACCCGCTACGATCAACCGCGGGCGCTGGCCCCGGCGGCGCTGGCGGCGCGGGTGCGGGCGTGCGGCGGGCTGGTCGAGTGCGCCGACGATCTGACCGCGGCGGTCGACCAGGCCCGGACGGCGGTCGGCCTGGGCGGGCTGGTCGTCGTCGCGGGCTCGCTGTTCGCGGTGGGGGAGGTGCGCCCGCGGTTCCGCCCGATGGCGGTCGATCCGCTGGTGCTGTCCGACCCGTCCCGGCGTGGGTGA
- a CDS encoding polyprenol monophosphomannose synthase, with protein sequence MSEPAAPRALIIVPTYNERGNVEDVVRHFLPPLPGGELLFVDDNSPDGTGELLDELAARDPRVHVLHRPGKLGLGTAYLDGFRWGLGRGYDYLFEMDADFSHDPSYLPGLYQRAVAGADVVIGSRYVAGGGTRNWGLGRKLISRGGSLYARTILGVKLRDVTAGFICYRRRALETIDLDAIRSNGYSFQIEMKYRALQAGLTVVEVPIVFVDRRIGQSKMSRKIFVEAMSQVWRLRLGSR encoded by the coding sequence ATGTCCGAGCCGGCAGCTCCCCGCGCGCTGATCATCGTCCCGACCTACAACGAGCGCGGCAACGTCGAGGACGTCGTCCGCCACTTCCTGCCGCCGCTGCCCGGCGGCGAGCTGCTGTTCGTCGACGACAACTCGCCCGACGGCACCGGCGAGCTGCTCGACGAGCTGGCCGCGCGGGATCCCCGGGTCCACGTGCTGCACCGGCCCGGCAAGCTCGGGCTCGGCACCGCGTACCTCGACGGGTTCCGCTGGGGCCTGGGCCGCGGCTACGACTACCTGTTCGAGATGGACGCCGACTTCAGCCACGACCCGAGCTACCTGCCGGGGCTGTACCAGCGGGCGGTGGCCGGCGCCGACGTGGTGATCGGCTCGCGCTACGTCGCGGGCGGCGGCACGCGCAACTGGGGCCTGGGCCGCAAGCTGATCTCGCGCGGCGGCAGCCTGTACGCGCGCACGATCCTCGGCGTCAAGCTGCGCGACGTCACCGCCGGCTTCATCTGCTACCGGCGGCGCGCGCTCGAGACCATCGACCTCGACGCGATCCGCTCGAACGGCTACTCGTTCCAGATCGAGATGAAGTACCGGGCGCTGCAGGCTGGTCTGACCGTGGTCGAGGTGCCGATCGTCTTCGTCGATCGCCGGATCGGGCAGTCGAAGATGTCCCGGAAGATCTTCGTCGAGGCGATGAGCCAGGTCTGGCGGCTGCGCCTGGGATCTCGGTGA
- the trpB gene encoding tryptophan synthase subunit beta, producing the protein MILATAHDPGPRGRFGPFGGQYVAETLMPALAELEAAWRVARVDEGFGAEVERLLVDYVGRPSRLYHAARFGAEVGATVLLKREDLNHTGAHKINNCVGQALLARRMGKRRLIAETGAGQHGVATATVAALFGMPCDVYMGAEDVARQSLNVFRMKLLGARVIAVASGTRTLKDAMNEALRDWVTNVGDTFYVIGSVAGPHPYPWMVRELQAVIGIEARAQCLAQLGRLPDALVACVGGGSNAAGLFAGFVDDAAVKMIGVEAAGEGVASGRHAATLGAGRIGVLHGSKSYVLTHADDARVGQIAEAHSISAGLDYPGVGPEHAHWRDVGRARYVSRTDAEALAALQQLARTEGILCALETAHAIAAVAEVAAEVGPDGVIVVNLSGRGDKDMITVAQRLGVSL; encoded by the coding sequence ATGATCCTCGCCACCGCTCACGATCCCGGGCCGCGCGGCCGCTTCGGCCCGTTCGGCGGCCAGTACGTCGCCGAGACCCTGATGCCGGCGCTGGCCGAGCTCGAGGCGGCGTGGCGGGTGGCGCGGGTCGACGAGGGTTTCGGGGCCGAGGTCGAGCGCCTGCTCGTCGACTACGTCGGCCGGCCGTCGCGCCTGTACCACGCGGCCCGGTTCGGCGCCGAGGTCGGGGCCACGGTGCTGCTCAAGCGCGAGGACCTCAACCACACCGGCGCGCACAAGATCAACAACTGCGTCGGCCAGGCGCTGCTGGCCCGGCGCATGGGCAAGCGCCGGCTGATCGCCGAGACCGGCGCCGGCCAGCACGGCGTCGCGACCGCGACGGTCGCGGCCCTGTTCGGCATGCCGTGCGACGTCTACATGGGCGCCGAGGACGTGGCCCGGCAGTCGCTCAACGTGTTCCGGATGAAGCTCCTGGGCGCGCGGGTGATCGCGGTCGCGAGCGGCACCCGCACGCTCAAGGACGCGATGAACGAGGCGCTGCGCGACTGGGTCACCAACGTCGGCGACACGTTCTACGTGATCGGCTCGGTCGCCGGGCCGCACCCCTACCCGTGGATGGTGCGCGAGCTGCAAGCGGTCATCGGCATCGAGGCCCGGGCCCAGTGCCTGGCTCAGCTCGGCCGGCTGCCCGACGCCCTGGTCGCGTGCGTCGGCGGCGGCTCCAACGCCGCGGGGCTGTTCGCGGGCTTCGTCGACGACGCCGCGGTCAAGATGATCGGCGTCGAGGCCGCGGGCGAGGGCGTCGCCAGCGGGCGCCACGCCGCGACGCTCGGCGCCGGCCGCATCGGCGTGCTCCACGGCTCGAAGTCGTACGTGCTGACCCACGCCGACGACGCCCGGGTCGGGCAGATCGCCGAGGCCCACTCGATCTCGGCCGGCCTCGACTACCCCGGCGTCGGCCCCGAGCACGCCCACTGGCGCGACGTCGGGCGCGCGCGCTACGTCAGCCGCACCGACGCCGAGGCGCTGGCCGCGCTGCAGCAGCTGGCCCGGACCGAGGGCATCCTGTGCGCGCTCGAGACCGCCCACGCGATCGCGGCGGTCGCCGAGGTCGCGGCCGAGGTCGGGCCCGACGGCGTGATCGTCGTCAACCTCTCGGGGCGCGGCGACAAGGACATGATCACCGTGGCGCAGCGGCTGGGGGTGTCGCTGTGA
- a CDS encoding aminodeoxychorismate/anthranilate synthase component II has product MLLLIDNYDSFTYNLAQYLGELGADVRVERNDALTLDGIAAMAPRQLVISPGPCTPNEAGISMDVIRRFAGVIPILGVCLGHQCLGQVYGGRIVRAAQVMHGKTSKVFHDERGLFAGVPNPFVATRYHSLVIAPESMPDELEVTAKTWDDEIMGVRVKALAGTATPVEGVQFHPESIMTAAGKDLLANFLRASGGAA; this is encoded by the coding sequence ATGCTGCTGCTGATCGACAACTACGACTCGTTCACCTACAACCTCGCCCAGTACCTCGGCGAGCTCGGCGCCGACGTGCGGGTCGAGCGCAACGACGCGCTGACCCTCGACGGCATCGCCGCGATGGCGCCGCGCCAGCTCGTGATCTCGCCCGGGCCGTGCACGCCCAACGAGGCCGGCATCTCGATGGACGTGATCCGGCGCTTCGCCGGCGTCATCCCGATCCTGGGCGTGTGCCTGGGCCACCAGTGCCTGGGCCAGGTCTACGGCGGTCGGATCGTCCGGGCCGCGCAGGTCATGCACGGCAAGACCAGCAAGGTCTTCCACGACGAGCGCGGGCTGTTCGCGGGCGTGCCCAACCCGTTCGTCGCGACCCGCTACCACTCGCTGGTGATCGCGCCCGAGTCGATGCCCGACGAGCTCGAGGTCACGGCCAAGACCTGGGACGACGAGATCATGGGCGTGCGGGTCAAGGCCCTGGCCGGCACCGCCACGCCGGTCGAGGGCGTGCAGTTTCACCCGGAGTCGATCATGACCGCCGCCGGCAAGGACCTGCTCGCCAACTTCCTGCGCGCCAGCGGCGGGGCCGCGTGA
- a CDS encoding PilZ domain-containing protein yields the protein MRLLRLRVRTADEWRELIAAGVAPDTLFVPTTDKVGDGEEVLVEVTAPSLPNKVVFRGAVHSWRPALPRLRVRAGASVHFATGEEHKRDFIGNALDGRIADVPRRKHDRFPLTVAVRFRAGEQLAFETGSLVEVSAGGALLTADVPPPIGAEVVLEITPPGAAAAMTVAARVSYHTPQGAAGLRFVSRDGDGARRLRELVRRLVVE from the coding sequence ATGCGCCTGCTCCGCCTCCGCGTCCGCACTGCCGACGAGTGGCGCGAGCTGATCGCCGCCGGGGTCGCCCCCGACACGCTGTTCGTGCCCACGACCGACAAGGTCGGCGATGGCGAGGAGGTGCTGGTCGAGGTCACCGCGCCGTCGCTGCCCAACAAGGTGGTGTTCCGCGGCGCGGTCCACTCGTGGCGCCCGGCCTTGCCGCGCCTGCGGGTGCGGGCCGGCGCCAGCGTCCACTTCGCCACCGGCGAGGAGCACAAGCGCGACTTCATCGGCAACGCCCTCGACGGCCGCATCGCCGACGTGCCGCGCCGCAAGCACGATCGCTTCCCGCTGACGGTGGCGGTGCGGTTCCGCGCCGGCGAGCAGCTGGCGTTCGAGACCGGGTCGCTGGTCGAGGTCAGCGCCGGCGGCGCGCTGCTGACCGCCGACGTGCCGCCGCCGATCGGCGCCGAGGTCGTGCTCGAGATCACCCCGCCCGGCGCCGCGGCCGCGATGACGGTGGCGGCGCGGGTCAGCTACCACACGCCCCAGGGCGCGGCCGGGCTGCGGTTCGTCAGCCGCGACGGCGACGGCGCGCGCCGCCTGCGCGAGCTGGTGCGGCGCCTGGTCGTCGAGTAG
- a CDS encoding phosphoribosylanthranilate isomerase → MTIPVKICGVTRIDDAAYAVGRGAAFVGLNFWPGSQRVVERGLARAAARAIRAVDPRARAVGVFVDAPVAEIIATAAAVGLDIVQLHGDEPAADGAALAAAGLTVWKAIAVAGPDDLARLARWPAAAHVLDAAGPGRGGTGQVIDWALAAQAVAAGHTIVLAGGLTSVNVATAIGAVRPFAVDVASGVERAPGDKDPTKVQQFIDAAHRSVSYLRR, encoded by the coding sequence ATGACCATCCCGGTGAAGATCTGCGGGGTCACCCGTATCGACGACGCGGCCTACGCGGTCGGGCGCGGCGCCGCGTTCGTCGGCCTCAACTTCTGGCCGGGCTCGCAGCGCGTGGTCGAGCGCGGCCTGGCCCGGGCGGCGGCGCGCGCGATCCGCGCCGTCGATCCGCGCGCGCGGGCGGTCGGCGTGTTCGTCGACGCGCCGGTGGCCGAGATCATCGCGACCGCGGCCGCGGTCGGCCTCGACATCGTGCAGCTCCACGGCGACGAGCCAGCCGCCGACGGCGCCGCGCTCGCGGCCGCGGGCCTGACGGTGTGGAAGGCGATCGCCGTGGCCGGGCCCGACGATCTCGCGCGGCTGGCGCGGTGGCCGGCCGCGGCCCACGTCCTCGACGCCGCCGGCCCTGGCCGCGGCGGCACGGGCCAGGTCATCGACTGGGCGCTCGCGGCCCAGGCGGTCGCCGCCGGCCACACGATCGTCCTCGCCGGCGGCCTGACCTCGGTCAACGTCGCGACCGCGATCGGCGCCGTCCGGCCGTTCGCCGTCGACGTCGCGTCGGGGGTCGAGCGCGCGCCCGGCGACAAGGACCCGACCAAGGTGCAGCAGTTCATCGACGCCGCGCACCGCTCGGTCAGCTACCTGCGGCGCTGA